A window of Drosophila subobscura isolate 14011-0131.10 chromosome E, UCBerk_Dsub_1.0, whole genome shotgun sequence contains these coding sequences:
- the LOC117891158 gene encoding patronin isoform X21 encodes MDAAESQEIRQARQRASVKWLLSKAFNNRVPDNLKEPFYRDHENQERLKPQIIVELGNATLYCQTLSNLYSDPNYQSLNHWSIIQTLARKGVPVAESSDMPITETVLIQTNPLRINAHMSVIESLMVLYAKEISSGDRIMSAIRRISGSNYQTPPGQTYEQALLAWISHACAALKKRIVKEVETGMPDENGTRLQTPDIPPVRDFQDLCDGICLALLIAYYCPKVVPWTSVRINYLPAVEDSIHNILLVGNFSQKHLPYGVFHMTPEDVTFMRGSMKLNLVLLLTDLFNLFEIHPAKCVCYPGMDGQDVIARRTLGANEHGICHRRGLTMQPVMPIPDLRSDLDQPPVGSPSNRPPFQVPHSNSFSGGLNRRSTPPNEYQQQQQQTVAQANSNHFDGNQGEAFVVHKSRGITTLSSMHSQQQQQQQQHHHHQQQQQFHQQQQSQLQQQLQQQQQQQQEPLVPARLRQAKEKTNVESKADERGDFVAAGRPSNWEQSRRPSFAGRRSRRNSSSEDSQLTIENFGGSQDQLNTLGGRFDRERDRDRERDRERKLSNTSIAEPAVAVRSSIADARGTLQLGYDTDSGSEKQDRETEKYSMRRQASVDNVPTVSAHNLSNASSPLPQARNKQHSSSDKDYSNSVADTFNDARSSAYDPESTPVRKSSTSSMPASPAAWQLDVGDEDMRSLENASKLSTIRMKLEERRRRIEQDKRKIEMALLRHQEKEDLESCPEVMKWETMSNESKRTPDMDPVDLDKYQQSIAIMNMNLQDIQQDIHRLATQQSQMQAQHLQAQQLLQAQQIANMLNQQQTYGSQQHLADHHYQQQQRPMQQSFGSSPHLPQAYNAPVSAYSSRPPSRDPYQQQQQLPQPMAMPQPMQFVNEHGQYMSPPQPSHYQPQSIYSDNGAPYNNHSPHYGAAAPPQYRSSVVFDDYGQPTNHFYLHESSPQPQPQVHPQRRTWAHSAAAAAYEQQQQIQQPMVDVNAWQTQQHQQQQQQQKKSQQTWMNRPPSSAGAAAQGSFMLHQNGGGGAGGSGGGGGELQHLFQVQASPQHSQRQLGGGANGVQRQQSLTNLRDNRSPKSQHGMAMPMQQEDMMAPQSICFIGDEEDVDELERNIIESMQSTRISDFVLQQQQQQQQQHHHQQQQQRLQGHGHSGRGSSSEDYDSGEMISNKLNITSGNLTYRIPSPSRPSIQANSFQDPRDSEEQPAEKGFYISFDDDQPKRPKPPLRAKRSPKKEALPLGSSSSGRDSVDHQTLLKRESLSQLHNNNNNNGSDDGHKSAGANRHSIHGLNHSNSVKSPGNATYNKYTDEAPIQLRHMGVTGSDPFGHESHPHPMQQQQQQQQQPMSPTRLQHSSSSAEAAKNKALVIGADATNLDPESVDEMERRKEKIMLLSLQRRQQQEEAKARKEIEASQKREKEREKEEERARKKEDQMARRAAILEQHRLKKAIEEAEREGKTLDRPDLHVKLQPQSSSATNPRLRQQRTTRPRPKTIHVDDASVDISEASSISSRGKKGSSSNLTGYGQLSSNSMKRDYYRGSQDSLTVKDSGLGRATPPRRAPSPGMGASGRHMPSPSGPGSLPPGLISKRRGFDDGSSDFSLTPNFNMEYSGPKLYKQPAAKSNRGIILNAVEYCVFPGAVNREAKQKVLEKIARSEAKHFLVLFRDAGCQFRALYSYMPESDQVTKLYGTGPSQVDEVMFDKFFKYNSGGKCFSQVHTKHLTVTIDAFTIHNSLWQGKRVQLPSKKDMALVI; translated from the exons GCTCGTCAACGTGCTTCCGTCAAGTGGCTGCTCTCGAAGGCCTTCAACAATCGCGTGCCGGACAACCTGAAGGAGCCCTTCTACCGCGACCATGAGAATCAGGAGCGCCTCAAGCCCCAGATCATTGTGGAGCTGGGCAACGCCACGCTCTACTGCCAGACGTTGTCCAATCTGTACTCAGATCCCAACTACCAAAGCTTGAATCACTGGTCAATAATACAGACGCTAGCGCGCAAAGGTGTGCCGGTAGCCGAGTCCTCGGACATGCCCATTACCGAAACGGTATTAATTCAAACGAATCCGTTGAGAATT aaCGCCCACATGTCTGTGATAGAATCGCTGATGGTTCTGTATGCCAAGGAGATATCATCGGGTGACCGCATCATGTCGGCCATCAGAAG AATATCTGGCAGCAATTACCAGACGCCTCCTGGCCAAACGTATGAGCAAGCTCTGCTGGCTTGGATTTCGCATGCCTGCGCCGCTCTGAAGAAGCGCATCGTCAAGGAGGTGGAGACAGGAATGCCCGATGAGAAT ggCACACGTTTGCAGACGCCGGATATACCGCCAGTGAGGGACTTTCAGGATCTGTGCGATGGCATCTGCCTGGCGCTGCTCATCGCCTACTACTGCCCCAAGGTGGTGCCATGGACGAGTGTGCGCATCAACTATCTGCCCGCTGTCGAGGACTCCATACACAATATCCTGCTCGTGGGAAATTTCTCACAAAAGCATCTGCCATATGGCGTGTTCCACATGACGCCCGAGGATGTCACCTTCATGAGGGG TTCGATGAAACTGAATCTGGTTCTGCTGCTCACGGATCTGTTCAATCTGTTCGAGATACATCCGGCCAAGTGTGTCTGCTATCCCGGCATGGATGGTCAGG ATGTCATCGCCAGGCGCACCTTGGGCGCCAATGAGCACGGAATCTGCCACAGACGGGGCCTCACAATGCAGCCCGTTATGCCCATACCCGATCTCCGCAGCGATCTCGACCAGCCGCCCGTTGGCTCGCCCTCGAATCGGCCGCCATTTCAAG TTCCGCACTCGAATTCATTCAGCGGCGGCTTAAATCGTAGATCCACCCCGCCCAATGaataccagcagcaacagcagcagacggtTGCTCAAGCAAATTCGAATCATTTCGATGGTAATCAAGGCGAag CCTTCGTCGTGCACAAGTCGCGTGGCATCACCACACTCTCATCCATgcactcgcagcagcagcaacagcagcaacaacaccaccaccatcagcaacagcaacagttccaccagcagcaacagtcgcagctacagcagcagctacagcagcaacagcagcagcagcaggagccccTGGTTCCAGCTCGCTTGCGTCAGgctaaagaaaaaaccaatGTCGAGTCCAAGGCGGATGAGAGAG GCGATTTTGTCGCTGCGGGTCGACCAAGTAACTGGGAACAGAGCCGGCGGCCAAGCTTTGCAG GGCGTCGCTCGCGCAGGAACTCCTCCAGCGAGGACTCCCAGCTGACCATCGAGAACTTTGGCGGCTCCCAGGATCAGCTGAACACGCTGGGCGGTAGATTCGATCGCGAACGGGACcgagacagggagagggacagggagcgGAAGTTGTCCAACACCAGCATTG CTGAACCCGCTGTCGCGGTGCGCTCCTCCATTGCCGATGCCCGAGGCACGCTGCAGCTTGGCTACGACACTGATTCGGGCTCGGAGAAGCAGGACCGTGAGACGGAGAAGTATTCAATGCGTCGGCAGGCAAG TGTCGACAATGTGCCCACGGTGTCGGCTCACAATCTATCGAATGCGAGCAGCCCCTTGCCGCAGGCACGGAACAAGCAACATTCCAGCAGCGACAAAGACTACAGCAACAGCGTGGCGGACACCTTCAACGATGCGCGCTCGAGTGCCTACGATCCGGAGAGCACACCGGTGCGCAAAtcctccaccagcagcatgcCAGCGAGCCCAGCTGCCTGGCAGCTGGATGTGGGCGATGAGGACATGCGCTCGCTGGAGAACGCCTCCAAGCTGTCCACCATTCGCATGAAGCTGGAGGAGAGGCGGCGCCGCATTGAGCAGGACAAGCGGAAGATCGAAATGGCACTGCTCAGGCACCAGGAGAAG GAGGATCTGGAGTCATGTCCGGAAGTAATGAAGTGGGAGACGATGAGCAACGAGTCGAAGCGTACGCCAGACATGGATCCCGTCGACTTGGACAAGTACCAG CAAAGCATCGCCATCATGAACATGAATCTGCAGGATATCCAGCAGGATATCCACCGCCTGGCCACGCAGCAGAGCCAAATGCAGGCCCAGCAtctgcaggcgcagcagctcctgcaggcCCAACAGATAGCCAACATGCTGAACCAG cagcaaacttaCGGGTCGCAGCAGCACCTGGCTGACCAccactaccagcagcagcagcgacccaTGCAGCAAAGCTTTGGCTCATCGCCGCATCTTCCGCAGGCCTACAATGCCCCAGTCAGTGCGTACAGCTCCCGTCCGCCCAGCCGCGATccctaccagcagcagcagcagctgccgcagcccatggccatgccccaGCCGATGCAGTTCGTCAACGAGCACGGCCAGTACATGTCGCCGCCGCAGCCATCCCACTACCAGCCGCAGAGCATCTACAGCGACAACGGAGCGCCCTACAACAACCACTCGCCCCACTACGGAGCGGCTGCCCCTCCGCAGTACAGGAGCAGTGTGGTCTTCGATGACTATGGCCAGCCCACGAATCACTTCTACCTGCACGAGTCctcgccacagccacagccgcaggtTCATCCCCAGCGTCGCACCTGGGCGCACtcggcagctgccgcagcctacgagcagcagcagcagatacagcAGCCCATGGTTGATGTGAATGCGTGGCAGacgcaacagcaccagcagcagcagcaacaacagaagaaGTCGCAGCAGACCTGGATGAACAGACCTCCCTCCAGCGCAGGAGCGGCGGCCCAGGGCAGCTTTATGCTCCACCAGAACGGTGGAGGAGGTGctggtggcagcggtggcggcggaggcgaGCTCCAGCATCTGTTCCAGGTGCAAGCCTCGCCGCAGCACTCGCAGCGGCAGTTGGGCGGTGGTGCCAACGGGGTGCAGAGACAGCAGTCGCTGACCAATCTGCGCGACAATCGCTCGCCCAAGTCCCAGCACggcatggccatgcccatgcagCAAGAGGACATGATGGCACCGCAGAGCATCTGCTTCATTGGcgacgaggaggatgtggaCGAGCTGGAGCGCAACATCATCGAGTCCATGCAGTCCACGCGCATCTCCGACTTTgtgcttcagcagcagcaacagcagcagcaacaacatcaccaccagcagcagcagcagcgtctgcaggggcacgggcacagtGGAAGGGGCAGCAGTTCGGAGGACTACGACAGCGGGGAGATGATTTCCAACAAGTTGAACATCACCAGCGGCAATCTCACCTACCGCATACCCTCGCCCTCGCGTCCCTCCATACAGGCAAACAGTTTCCAGGACCCGCGCGACAGCGAGGAACAGCCCGCAGAGAAGGGTTTCTACATCTCCTTCGACGACGACCAGCCCAAGCGGCCCAAGCCGCCGTTGCGCGCCAAGCGCTCGCCCAAAAAGGAGGCTCTAcccttgggcagcagcagcagcggccgggACAGCGTGGACCACCAGACTTTGCTCAAAAGGGAGTCCCTGAGCCAAttgcacaacaacaataacaacaatggcagcgatGATGGCCACAAGTCAGCGGGGGCCAACAGGCACAGCATCCACGGGCTCAACCACTCCAACAGTGTCAAATCGCCCGGCAATGCCACCTACAACAAGTACACGGACGAGGCGCCCATCCAACTACGACATATGGGCGTAACTGGTTCGGATCCATTTGGCCACGAgtcacacccacaccccatgcagcagcaacagcaacaacagcagcagcccatgTCACCCACGCGACttcagcacagcagcagcagcgccgagGCGGCCAAGAACAAGGCGCTGGTGATTGGAGCCGATGCCACCAACCTAGATCCG GAGTCTGTGGATGAAATGGAGCGACGCAAGGAGAAGATtatgctgctgtctctgcagcggcgacagcagcaggaggaggcgaaGGCGCGCAAGGAGATCGAGGCCTCGCAGAAGCGGGAAAAGGAGCGcgaaaaggaggaggagcgtgCACGCAAGAAGGAAGATCAAATGGCGCGACGAGCGGCCATATTGGAACAACACAGACTCAAGAAAGCCATCGAAGAGGCCGAACGAGAG GGTAAAACCCTGGATCGGCCCGATCTGCATGTTAAACTGCAACCACAGTCATCTAGTGCAACGAACCCGAGACTACGGCAGCAGCGCACGACACGTCCCAGGCCCAAGACCATACATGTGGACGATGCCAGTGTGGACATCAGTGAGGCTTCGAGCATCTCTAGTCGGGGCAAGAAGGGCTCCAGCTCGAATCTAACCG GCTACGGTCAACTAAGCTCAAATTCAATGAAAAGAGATTATTACAGGGGCTCGCAAGACTCCCTCACAGTGAAAG ATTCGGGACTGGGACGCGCCACACCGCCGAGGCGTGCACCCTCGCCTGGAATGGGCGCTTCAGGTAGGCATATGCCATCCCCCTCTGGACCAGGCTCTTTGCCACCAGGTTTGATATCGAAACGTCGCGGATTTGATGACGGATCCAGCGATTTCTCATTAACTCCGAATTTTAACATGGAATATTCGG GTCCAAAACTCTACAAGCAACCAGCGGCCAAATCGAATCGCGGCATTATACTCAATGCCGTCGAATACTGCGTGTTTCCGGGCGCCGTCAACCGTGAGGCCAAACAGAAAGTGCTCGAGAAGATAGCACGCTCGGAGGCGAAACACTTCCTAGTACTCTTCCGAGATGCGGGCTGCCAGTTCCGCGCCCTCTACAGCTACATGCCCGAGTCGGATCAGGTGACCAAGCTGTACGGCACCGGACCTAGTCAAGTCGACGAAGTCATGTTCGATAAGTTCTTCAA ATACAACTCAGGGGGCAAGTGCTTCTCGCAAGTGCACACCAAGCATCTGACCGTCACCATCGATGCCTTCACAATACACAACTCGCTGTGGCAGGGCAAGCGGGTGCAGTTGCCCAGCAAAAAGGACATGGCGCTTGTGATCTAA
- the LOC117891158 gene encoding patronin isoform X45 produces the protein MDAAESQEIRQARQRASVKWLLSKAFNNRVPDNLKEPFYRDHENQERLKPQIIVELGNATLYCQTLSNLYSDPNYQSLNHWSIIQTLARKGVPVAESSDMPITETVLIQTNPLRINAHMSVIESLMVLYAKEISSGDRIMSAIRRISGSNYQTPPGQTYEQALLAWISHACAALKKRIVKEVETGMPDENGTRLQTPDIPPVRDFQDLCDGICLALLIAYYCPKVVPWTSVRINYLPAVEDSIHNILLVGNFSQKHLPYGVFHMTPEDVTFMRGSMKLNLVLLLTDLFNLFEIHPAKCVCYPGMDGQVPHSNSFSGGLNRRSTPPNEYQQQQQQTVAQANSNHFDGNQGEAFVVHKSRGITTLSSMHSQQQQQQQQHHHHQQQQQFHQQQQSQLQQQLQQQQQQQQEPLVPARLRQAKEKTNVESKADERGDFVAAGRPSNWEQSRRPSFAGRRSRRNSSSEDSQLTIENFGGSQDQLNTLGGRFDRERDRDRERDRERKLSNTSIAEPAVAVRSSIADARGTLQLGYDTDSGSEKQDRETEKYSMRRQASVDNVPTVSAHNLSNASSPLPQARNKQHSSSDKDYSNSVADTFNDARSSAYDPESTPVRKSSTSSMPASPAAWQLDVGDEDMRSLENASKLSTIRMKLEERRRRIEQDKRKIEMALLRHQEKEDLESCPEVMKWETMSNESKRTPDMDPVDLDKYQQSIAIMNMNLQDIQQDIHRLATQQSQMQAQHLQAQQLLQAQQIANMLNQQQTYGSQQHLADHHYQQQQRPMQQSFGSSPHLPQAYNAPVSAYSSRPPSRDPYQQQQQLPQPMAMPQPMQFVNEHGQYMSPPQPSHYQPQSIYSDNGAPYNNHSPHYGAAAPPQYRSSVVFDDYGQPTNHFYLHESSPQPQPQVHPQRRTWAHSAAAAAYEQQQQIQQPMVDVNAWQTQQHQQQQQQQKKSQQTWMNRPPSSAGAAAQGSFMLHQNGGGGAGGSGGGGGELQHLFQVQASPQHSQRQLGGGANGVQRQQSLTNLRDNRSPKSQHGMAMPMQQEDMMAPQSICFIGDEEDVDELERNIIESMQSTRISDFVLQQQQQQQQQHHHQQQQQRLQGHGHSGRGSSSEDYDSGEMISNKLNITSGNLTYRIPSPSRPSIQANSFQDPRDSEEQPAEKGFYISFDDDQPKRPKPPLRAKRSPKKEALPLGSSSSGRDSVDHQTLLKRESLSQLHNNNNNNGSDDGHKSAGANRHSIHGLNHSNSVKSPGNATYNKYTDEAPIQLRHMGVTGSDPFGHESHPHPMQQQQQQQQQPMSPTRLQHSSSSAEAAKNKALVIGADATNLDPESVDEMERRKEKIMLLSLQRRQQQEEAKARKEIEASQKREKEREKEEERARKKEDQMARRAAILEQHRLKKAIEEAEREGKTLDRPDLHVKLQPQSSSATNPRLRQQRTTRPRPKTIHVDDASVDISEASSISSRGKKGSSSNLTGYGQLSSNSMKRDYYRGSQDSLTVKESPDDYPSTSSTPIGRRGSYKTSRDSGLGRATPPRRAPSPGMGASGPKLYKQPAAKSNRGIILNAVEYCVFPGAVNREAKQKVLEKIARSEAKHFLVLFRDAGCQFRALYSYMPESDQVTKLYGTGPSQVDEVMFDKFFKYNSGGKCFSQVHTKHLTVTIDAFTIHNSLWQGKRVQLPSKKDMALVI, from the exons GCTCGTCAACGTGCTTCCGTCAAGTGGCTGCTCTCGAAGGCCTTCAACAATCGCGTGCCGGACAACCTGAAGGAGCCCTTCTACCGCGACCATGAGAATCAGGAGCGCCTCAAGCCCCAGATCATTGTGGAGCTGGGCAACGCCACGCTCTACTGCCAGACGTTGTCCAATCTGTACTCAGATCCCAACTACCAAAGCTTGAATCACTGGTCAATAATACAGACGCTAGCGCGCAAAGGTGTGCCGGTAGCCGAGTCCTCGGACATGCCCATTACCGAAACGGTATTAATTCAAACGAATCCGTTGAGAATT aaCGCCCACATGTCTGTGATAGAATCGCTGATGGTTCTGTATGCCAAGGAGATATCATCGGGTGACCGCATCATGTCGGCCATCAGAAG AATATCTGGCAGCAATTACCAGACGCCTCCTGGCCAAACGTATGAGCAAGCTCTGCTGGCTTGGATTTCGCATGCCTGCGCCGCTCTGAAGAAGCGCATCGTCAAGGAGGTGGAGACAGGAATGCCCGATGAGAAT ggCACACGTTTGCAGACGCCGGATATACCGCCAGTGAGGGACTTTCAGGATCTGTGCGATGGCATCTGCCTGGCGCTGCTCATCGCCTACTACTGCCCCAAGGTGGTGCCATGGACGAGTGTGCGCATCAACTATCTGCCCGCTGTCGAGGACTCCATACACAATATCCTGCTCGTGGGAAATTTCTCACAAAAGCATCTGCCATATGGCGTGTTCCACATGACGCCCGAGGATGTCACCTTCATGAGGGG TTCGATGAAACTGAATCTGGTTCTGCTGCTCACGGATCTGTTCAATCTGTTCGAGATACATCCGGCCAAGTGTGTCTGCTATCCCGGCATGGATGGTCAGG TTCCGCACTCGAATTCATTCAGCGGCGGCTTAAATCGTAGATCCACCCCGCCCAATGaataccagcagcaacagcagcagacggtTGCTCAAGCAAATTCGAATCATTTCGATGGTAATCAAGGCGAag CCTTCGTCGTGCACAAGTCGCGTGGCATCACCACACTCTCATCCATgcactcgcagcagcagcaacagcagcaacaacaccaccaccatcagcaacagcaacagttccaccagcagcaacagtcgcagctacagcagcagctacagcagcaacagcagcagcagcaggagccccTGGTTCCAGCTCGCTTGCGTCAGgctaaagaaaaaaccaatGTCGAGTCCAAGGCGGATGAGAGAG GCGATTTTGTCGCTGCGGGTCGACCAAGTAACTGGGAACAGAGCCGGCGGCCAAGCTTTGCAG GGCGTCGCTCGCGCAGGAACTCCTCCAGCGAGGACTCCCAGCTGACCATCGAGAACTTTGGCGGCTCCCAGGATCAGCTGAACACGCTGGGCGGTAGATTCGATCGCGAACGGGACcgagacagggagagggacagggagcgGAAGTTGTCCAACACCAGCATTG CTGAACCCGCTGTCGCGGTGCGCTCCTCCATTGCCGATGCCCGAGGCACGCTGCAGCTTGGCTACGACACTGATTCGGGCTCGGAGAAGCAGGACCGTGAGACGGAGAAGTATTCAATGCGTCGGCAGGCAAG TGTCGACAATGTGCCCACGGTGTCGGCTCACAATCTATCGAATGCGAGCAGCCCCTTGCCGCAGGCACGGAACAAGCAACATTCCAGCAGCGACAAAGACTACAGCAACAGCGTGGCGGACACCTTCAACGATGCGCGCTCGAGTGCCTACGATCCGGAGAGCACACCGGTGCGCAAAtcctccaccagcagcatgcCAGCGAGCCCAGCTGCCTGGCAGCTGGATGTGGGCGATGAGGACATGCGCTCGCTGGAGAACGCCTCCAAGCTGTCCACCATTCGCATGAAGCTGGAGGAGAGGCGGCGCCGCATTGAGCAGGACAAGCGGAAGATCGAAATGGCACTGCTCAGGCACCAGGAGAAG GAGGATCTGGAGTCATGTCCGGAAGTAATGAAGTGGGAGACGATGAGCAACGAGTCGAAGCGTACGCCAGACATGGATCCCGTCGACTTGGACAAGTACCAG CAAAGCATCGCCATCATGAACATGAATCTGCAGGATATCCAGCAGGATATCCACCGCCTGGCCACGCAGCAGAGCCAAATGCAGGCCCAGCAtctgcaggcgcagcagctcctgcaggcCCAACAGATAGCCAACATGCTGAACCAG cagcaaacttaCGGGTCGCAGCAGCACCTGGCTGACCAccactaccagcagcagcagcgacccaTGCAGCAAAGCTTTGGCTCATCGCCGCATCTTCCGCAGGCCTACAATGCCCCAGTCAGTGCGTACAGCTCCCGTCCGCCCAGCCGCGATccctaccagcagcagcagcagctgccgcagcccatggccatgccccaGCCGATGCAGTTCGTCAACGAGCACGGCCAGTACATGTCGCCGCCGCAGCCATCCCACTACCAGCCGCAGAGCATCTACAGCGACAACGGAGCGCCCTACAACAACCACTCGCCCCACTACGGAGCGGCTGCCCCTCCGCAGTACAGGAGCAGTGTGGTCTTCGATGACTATGGCCAGCCCACGAATCACTTCTACCTGCACGAGTCctcgccacagccacagccgcaggtTCATCCCCAGCGTCGCACCTGGGCGCACtcggcagctgccgcagcctacgagcagcagcagcagatacagcAGCCCATGGTTGATGTGAATGCGTGGCAGacgcaacagcaccagcagcagcagcaacaacagaagaaGTCGCAGCAGACCTGGATGAACAGACCTCCCTCCAGCGCAGGAGCGGCGGCCCAGGGCAGCTTTATGCTCCACCAGAACGGTGGAGGAGGTGctggtggcagcggtggcggcggaggcgaGCTCCAGCATCTGTTCCAGGTGCAAGCCTCGCCGCAGCACTCGCAGCGGCAGTTGGGCGGTGGTGCCAACGGGGTGCAGAGACAGCAGTCGCTGACCAATCTGCGCGACAATCGCTCGCCCAAGTCCCAGCACggcatggccatgcccatgcagCAAGAGGACATGATGGCACCGCAGAGCATCTGCTTCATTGGcgacgaggaggatgtggaCGAGCTGGAGCGCAACATCATCGAGTCCATGCAGTCCACGCGCATCTCCGACTTTgtgcttcagcagcagcaacagcagcagcaacaacatcaccaccagcagcagcagcagcgtctgcaggggcacgggcacagtGGAAGGGGCAGCAGTTCGGAGGACTACGACAGCGGGGAGATGATTTCCAACAAGTTGAACATCACCAGCGGCAATCTCACCTACCGCATACCCTCGCCCTCGCGTCCCTCCATACAGGCAAACAGTTTCCAGGACCCGCGCGACAGCGAGGAACAGCCCGCAGAGAAGGGTTTCTACATCTCCTTCGACGACGACCAGCCCAAGCGGCCCAAGCCGCCGTTGCGCGCCAAGCGCTCGCCCAAAAAGGAGGCTCTAcccttgggcagcagcagcagcggccgggACAGCGTGGACCACCAGACTTTGCTCAAAAGGGAGTCCCTGAGCCAAttgcacaacaacaataacaacaatggcagcgatGATGGCCACAAGTCAGCGGGGGCCAACAGGCACAGCATCCACGGGCTCAACCACTCCAACAGTGTCAAATCGCCCGGCAATGCCACCTACAACAAGTACACGGACGAGGCGCCCATCCAACTACGACATATGGGCGTAACTGGTTCGGATCCATTTGGCCACGAgtcacacccacaccccatgcagcagcaacagcaacaacagcagcagcccatgTCACCCACGCGACttcagcacagcagcagcagcgccgagGCGGCCAAGAACAAGGCGCTGGTGATTGGAGCCGATGCCACCAACCTAGATCCG GAGTCTGTGGATGAAATGGAGCGACGCAAGGAGAAGATtatgctgctgtctctgcagcggcgacagcagcaggaggaggcgaaGGCGCGCAAGGAGATCGAGGCCTCGCAGAAGCGGGAAAAGGAGCGcgaaaaggaggaggagcgtgCACGCAAGAAGGAAGATCAAATGGCGCGACGAGCGGCCATATTGGAACAACACAGACTCAAGAAAGCCATCGAAGAGGCCGAACGAGAG GGTAAAACCCTGGATCGGCCCGATCTGCATGTTAAACTGCAACCACAGTCATCTAGTGCAACGAACCCGAGACTACGGCAGCAGCGCACGACACGTCCCAGGCCCAAGACCATACATGTGGACGATGCCAGTGTGGACATCAGTGAGGCTTCGAGCATCTCTAGTCGGGGCAAGAAGGGCTCCAGCTCGAATCTAACCG GCTACGGTCAACTAAGCTCAAATTCAATGAAAAGAGATTATTACAGGGGCTCGCAAGACTCCCTCACAGTGAAAG AGTCGCCCGACGATTATCCCAGTACAAGTTCAACGCCAATTGGGCGACGGGGATCCTATAAAACTTCCAGAG ATTCGGGACTGGGACGCGCCACACCGCCGAGGCGTGCACCCTCGCCTGGAATGGGCGCTTCAG GTCCAAAACTCTACAAGCAACCAGCGGCCAAATCGAATCGCGGCATTATACTCAATGCCGTCGAATACTGCGTGTTTCCGGGCGCCGTCAACCGTGAGGCCAAACAGAAAGTGCTCGAGAAGATAGCACGCTCGGAGGCGAAACACTTCCTAGTACTCTTCCGAGATGCGGGCTGCCAGTTCCGCGCCCTCTACAGCTACATGCCCGAGTCGGATCAGGTGACCAAGCTGTACGGCACCGGACCTAGTCAAGTCGACGAAGTCATGTTCGATAAGTTCTTCAA ATACAACTCAGGGGGCAAGTGCTTCTCGCAAGTGCACACCAAGCATCTGACCGTCACCATCGATGCCTTCACAATACACAACTCGCTGTGGCAGGGCAAGCGGGTGCAGTTGCCCAGCAAAAAGGACATGGCGCTTGTGATCTAA